One segment of Halococcus salsus DNA contains the following:
- a CDS encoding complex I subunit 5 family protein — protein MVTQIVIAPLLVALVTAVVSLFVRRFPRARTAVSLAGALAYLVSVVVLAERVASQSILTYQLSAWRAPFGITLVADALSVFMLAITAVVSLAAVVFSVGFMSEHAQRVSYHPLYHLLVAGVTGAFLTGDLFNLFVWFEVLLLSSYVLVVFYSGPEHTRAGLTYTVLNLLGSALMLVAIGGLYATVGTLNMADMARRLANPAQYGIDPVPVLGITVLLFCVFALKIGVVPFQFWVPAAYRAAPAPVAAMLAGVVKKVGIYAVIRLYFTVFAAARLPDGLGLPGFVGNSYLSFLGPVLFAVAAASILFGGIAAVSRDDFDGVLAYSSIGQIGFVVLPLAVAATVPSVRALGIAAALVYALNHALAKAMLFFASGTVGDAVGTVRFAELGGLAKRTPLFAIAVLVGMLSLIGIPPLIGFFGKFLVFQTTAHAGAAGEPGAAFALALSVVGAILTVAYFTRAWNRGFWGAATAPVEHGSYSSVLVGVVVVLAASLVVVGVGFDPVWRAANAAADATLARGQYVGAVFGGGG, from the coding sequence ATGGTGACCCAGATAGTGATCGCGCCGCTGCTGGTCGCGCTCGTCACGGCGGTCGTCTCGCTGTTCGTTCGTCGGTTCCCGCGCGCCCGCACCGCCGTCAGCCTCGCGGGTGCGCTCGCCTACCTCGTAAGCGTCGTCGTGCTCGCCGAGCGGGTCGCGAGCCAGTCGATACTGACGTACCAGCTCTCGGCGTGGCGTGCGCCCTTCGGCATCACGCTCGTCGCCGACGCGCTCTCGGTCTTCATGCTCGCCATCACCGCGGTCGTCTCGCTGGCGGCGGTGGTCTTCTCGGTCGGCTTCATGAGCGAGCACGCCCAGCGGGTCTCGTATCACCCGCTCTATCACCTCCTCGTGGCCGGCGTCACCGGCGCGTTCCTCACGGGTGACCTCTTCAACCTCTTCGTCTGGTTCGAGGTCCTGTTGCTGTCGAGCTACGTCCTCGTGGTGTTTTACTCGGGACCGGAGCACACCCGTGCCGGGCTGACTTACACCGTGCTCAACCTCCTCGGGAGCGCGCTGATGCTGGTCGCCATCGGCGGCCTCTACGCCACGGTCGGGACCCTCAACATGGCCGACATGGCGCGTCGGCTCGCCAACCCCGCCCAGTACGGCATCGACCCCGTCCCCGTGCTCGGGATCACCGTGTTGCTGTTCTGCGTGTTCGCGCTCAAGATCGGCGTGGTGCCCTTCCAGTTCTGGGTGCCGGCGGCCTACCGCGCCGCGCCCGCGCCGGTCGCGGCGATGCTCGCGGGCGTGGTCAAGAAGGTCGGCATCTACGCGGTGATCCGGCTCTACTTCACCGTCTTCGCCGCCGCGCGCCTCCCGGACGGCCTCGGGCTTCCCGGCTTCGTCGGGAACTCCTATCTCTCCTTCCTCGGCCCCGTCCTCTTCGCGGTGGCGGCCGCGAGCATCCTCTTCGGGGGGATCGCCGCGGTGAGTCGTGACGACTTCGACGGCGTGCTCGCCTACTCGAGCATCGGCCAGATCGGGTTCGTGGTGCTCCCGCTCGCGGTCGCCGCCACCGTCCCGAGCGTCAGGGCGCTCGGGATCGCCGCCGCGCTGGTCTACGCGCTCAATCACGCGCTCGCGAAGGCCATGCTGTTCTTCGCGAGCGGGACGGTCGGCGACGCGGTCGGGACGGTGCGTTTCGCCGAACTCGGCGGCCTCGCGAAGCGCACCCCGCTGTTCGCCATCGCGGTCCTGGTGGGGATGCTCTCGCTCATCGGTATCCCGCCGTTGATCGGCTTCTTCGGCAAGTTCCTCGTCTTCCAGACCACCGCCCACGCCGGCGCGGCCGGCGAGCCGGGTGCGGCGTTCGCGCTCGCGCTCTCGGTGGTCGGCGCGATACTCACGGTGGCCTACTTCACGCGCGCCTGGAACCGTGGGTTCTGGGGTGCGGCGACCGCTCCCGTCGAGCACGGGAGCTACTCGTCGGTGCTGGTGGGTGTCGTGGTGGTGCTCGCGGCGTCGCTGGTCGTCGTCGGGGTCGGCTTCGACCCGGTCTGGCGTGCGGCGAACGCCGCCGCCGACGCCACCCTCGCCCGTGGCCAGTACGTCGGCGCGGTGTTCGGGGGTGGCGGATGA
- a CDS encoding Na+/H+ antiporter subunit E yields MKRWPVIGVTLAVLWLFVRGVELGVDYVLGEFVIGLLIGLPIAFVFRRFYAEEFAFASTVRVLPAAIAYLALFVKELIVANLDVVYRVLSPSMPIDPDVVAIPLRVETDAAVTTIANSITLTPGTLTMDYDEESNTLYVHGITGKNRSGVVEPVRRWEDYALVIFDEDASPDDTPPHPRGGSRGD; encoded by the coding sequence ATGAAGCGCTGGCCCGTCATCGGCGTCACGCTCGCCGTGCTCTGGCTGTTCGTCCGGGGCGTCGAACTCGGTGTGGACTACGTCCTCGGCGAGTTCGTCATCGGACTCCTGATCGGCCTCCCGATCGCGTTCGTCTTCCGGCGGTTCTACGCCGAGGAGTTCGCGTTCGCGAGCACCGTCCGTGTGCTCCCGGCCGCCATCGCCTACCTCGCGCTGTTCGTCAAGGAACTCATCGTGGCGAACCTCGACGTGGTCTATCGGGTCCTCTCGCCGTCGATGCCGATCGACCCCGACGTGGTGGCGATCCCGCTCCGGGTCGAGACCGACGCCGCGGTGACGACGATCGCGAACTCGATCACCCTGACCCCGGGGACGCTCACGATGGACTACGACGAGGAGTCGAACACGCTCTACGTCCACGGGATCACCGGTAAGAACCGGTCTGGGGTCGTCGAGCCCGTCCGCCGGTGGGAGGACTACGCCCTCGTGATCTTCGACGAGGACGCGAGTCCCGACGACACGCCGCCCCACCCACGAGGTGGTTCGCGTGGCGATTGA
- a CDS encoding monovalent cation/H+ antiporter complex subunit F, translating to MVRVAIEAPAFLTTVIQAGLVVATLVTLVAGYRVIRGPTTPDRVVALDTIATNVVSVAVLFALLTNQGFFVSVSLVLAIIGFVSTIAVARYVTEGDIIE from the coding sequence GTGGTTCGCGTGGCGATTGAAGCGCCCGCGTTCCTCACGACCGTGATACAGGCGGGACTCGTGGTCGCGACCCTCGTGACGCTCGTGGCGGGCTATCGGGTCATCCGCGGGCCGACGACCCCCGACCGGGTGGTGGCGCTCGACACCATCGCCACCAACGTGGTCTCGGTCGCGGTCCTGTTCGCGCTCCTGACGAATCAGGGCTTCTTCGTGAGCGTCAGCCTCGTGCTCGCGATCATCGGGTTCGTGAGCACGATCGCCGTCGCTCGCTACGTCACCGAAGGGGACATCATCGAATGA
- the mnhG gene encoding monovalent cation/H(+) antiporter subunit G, whose product MNTIHAAIVAVLIGIGCFFLVVGTLGLVRLPDVYNRMHATTKATTLGAASFFLAGVVYFGPAAPGGAGLIALVGLVFLFITAPTGAHVISQAAERMGVAFAGEATWPDTGESRPESPGEEDEG is encoded by the coding sequence ATGAACACGATCCACGCAGCCATCGTCGCGGTGTTGATCGGTATCGGGTGTTTCTTCCTCGTCGTCGGGACCCTCGGTCTCGTCAGGCTGCCCGACGTCTACAACCGGATGCACGCCACCACGAAGGCGACCACCCTCGGGGCGGCCTCGTTCTTCCTCGCGGGCGTGGTCTACTTCGGGCCCGCGGCACCCGGCGGGGCGGGGCTGATCGCGCTCGTTGGGCTGGTCTTCCTCTTCATCACCGCCCCCACGGGTGCCCACGTCATCTCACAGGCCGCCGAACGGATGGGGGTCGCGTTCGCGGGCGAGGCGACCTGGCCCGACACCGGCGAATCCCGACCCGAATCACCCGGTGAGGAGGACGAGGGGTGA